A genomic stretch from Glaciecola nitratireducens FR1064 includes:
- a CDS encoding Slp family lipoprotein produces the protein MQSFFKTSVVALAILVGGCAIVPEQIEVSDNENLVSFESIINGSETGQGTKARWGGEIVNVENKKEYSEMEILQYPNNHYGKPRSNLDSAGRFKVRVAGFLDPLVFKAGRLITFKGELGEPTEGIIGEQTYVYPVLLANGYYMWKETEDYRVSGMFYSDLSPYWGFGLRRDYWRPYGFYHSRATIRVQTNSSKSGLTGSKSGVTSSVRGSTSKTSQQSK, from the coding sequence ATGCAATCATTTTTTAAAACATCTGTCGTCGCACTTGCTATATTAGTAGGGGGTTGCGCTATTGTTCCGGAGCAAATTGAGGTATCGGACAATGAGAATCTGGTCTCCTTTGAAAGTATTATTAACGGCAGCGAAACCGGCCAAGGCACCAAAGCGCGTTGGGGCGGTGAGATCGTTAACGTTGAAAATAAGAAAGAGTATTCAGAAATGGAAATTCTGCAGTATCCCAATAACCACTATGGAAAGCCTCGAAGTAACCTCGATAGCGCTGGACGTTTTAAAGTTCGAGTTGCCGGTTTCCTCGACCCATTAGTCTTTAAGGCTGGTCGTTTAATCACATTTAAGGGCGAGTTAGGCGAGCCTACCGAAGGTATTATTGGTGAGCAAACTTATGTTTACCCAGTATTACTTGCTAACGGTTACTATATGTGGAAAGAGACCGAGGATTATCGAGTGTCGGGGATGTTTTATTCTGACTTATCGCCATATTGGGGCTTCGGACTCAGGAGAGACTACTGGAGACCGTATGGTTTTTATCACAGCCGAGCTACTATTCGAGTCCAAACAAATAGCAGTAAGTCGGGGCTAACTGGTTCGAAAAGTGGTGTGACTTCAAGTGTTAGAGGTTCCACAAGCAAAACTTCTCAGCAGTCTAAATAA
- a CDS encoding alpha/beta fold hydrolase encodes MSSTELTFTIPNRTIAALTNGQTEKPLLLMVHGWLDNAASFNKLIPLLHDFHVIAIDLPGHGKSSHRSPDAHYHLLDYVHDLQCLVHAQGWKDFSIVGHSLGGIISSMYCAVFPELVDKFVCIESAGPLTEPESTSVEQLRKAIQSRIEANEKQIKQPKDLNSIVHARQKVSDLTSENAGMILQRNTIYDKQTDTLQWSTDKRLRTVSSLRLTAPQVENLLKEIQCPIHFVLGSNGFSKVKDLMEKRKSLFKNAQVTTVEGGHHVHMEAEVVISKIILEHCR; translated from the coding sequence ATGAGTAGCACAGAACTGACGTTTACTATCCCAAATCGCACAATAGCTGCATTAACAAACGGACAAACAGAAAAACCCTTGTTATTAATGGTGCATGGTTGGCTTGATAATGCCGCAAGTTTCAACAAGTTGATCCCTTTACTTCATGACTTTCATGTTATCGCGATTGATTTACCCGGCCACGGTAAGTCGTCGCATCGAAGCCCAGACGCCCATTATCATTTATTGGACTATGTGCATGACTTGCAGTGCCTTGTGCATGCGCAAGGGTGGAAAGATTTTTCCATCGTCGGACATTCTCTTGGGGGAATAATATCGAGTATGTATTGCGCTGTTTTTCCTGAGCTAGTGGATAAATTCGTCTGCATAGAATCTGCAGGGCCATTGACGGAACCTGAATCAACGAGTGTTGAGCAATTAAGAAAAGCAATTCAAAGTAGAATAGAAGCTAACGAAAAGCAGATCAAACAGCCAAAAGATCTAAATTCTATCGTTCATGCGCGTCAGAAAGTGAGCGACTTGACGTCAGAAAATGCAGGGATGATATTGCAGAGAAATACCATATACGACAAGCAAACAGATACGCTTCAATGGTCTACAGATAAACGTTTGCGAACGGTATCTTCACTTCGATTAACTGCCCCACAAGTAGAGAATTTGCTAAAAGAAATCCAATGTCCTATTCATTTTGTATTGGGCAGCAATGGCTTCAGTAAAGTGAAAGATCTAATGGAGAAGAGAAAATCGTTATTTAAAAACGCTCAGGTGACAACGGTGGAGGGCGGACATCACGTCCACATGGAGGCTGAAGTCGTCATTTCAAAGATCATACTGGAACATTGTCGTTAA